CAGATTGTTTTGAACAACCGCATCTTGACCTGTGCGCAAGACGTGAGCCGTTTCCCCAATAATGGCGCGTACACCGGTGAAGTGTCCGCCGAAATGCTTGCCGACATCGGTACAGACATCGTCCTCATCGGCCACTCCGAGCGCAGCCTTTATTTCGGCGAGAAAAACGAAATTCAACGCCGCAAAATGGAAAACGTCCTCAACGTCGGCCTGATTCCATTGTTGTGCGTCGGCGAAAGCCTGGAAGAGCGCGAAGCCGGTAAAGAACACGAAGTCATTGCACACCAGCTTTCCATCCTGCAAGGTCTGAACACCCAAAACATCGCCGTTGCCTACGAGCCTGTTTGGGCGATCGGCACAGGCAAAGTCGCCACCGTCGAACAAATCGCCGATATGCACGAATTTATCTACAAAGAAATCTTGTCTTTGTGCGGAAGCGATGTTAAAATCCGCGTTCTTTACGGCGGAAGTGTGAAAGCGGATAACGCAGCCGACATCTTCGCAGTACCTCATGTAGACGGCGCATTGGTTGGTGGCGCGTCATTATCATATGACTCCTTTACCGCCATCATCAACGCAGCACAAGCCTCGTAGAAAACATATGGAAGCCTTTAAAACCCTTATCTGGATTATTAATATTATTTCCGCTCTATTCGTAATCGTGTTAGTATTGCTGCAACACGGTAAAGGTGCGGATGCCGGCGCAACATTCGGTTCCGGCAGCGGTAGCGCGCAAGGCGTATTCGGTTCTGCCGGTAATGCCAACTTCCTCAGCCGTTCGACTGCCGTTGCCGCAACTTTTTTCTTTGCGACCTGCATGGCAATGGTGTATATTCACACCCACTCCAATAAGCACGGTTTAGACTTCAGCGATGTGAAGCAGACCCAACAGGCTCCTAAGCCTGCAACGCCTGCACAAAACAATACAACTCCTGTTGCTCCGAATCCTCAGCAGCAGTAAGACAATTTGATTTATGCCGACATGGTGGAATTGGTAGACACGCTATCTTGAGGGGGTAGTGGCCGTAGGCTGTGCGAGTTCAAATCTCGCTGTCGGCACCACATTAGAAAATCTAACCGCTTTTTAGCGGTTATTTTTTCGTCTTGAGAATCTGCCTTTCCTTTATTTTTAGGCCGAGACAGGGAAATACAATGAAGCGTTTGGTTGTCGGCATCAGCGGTGCCAGCGGTTTTCAGTATGGCGTGAAGGCTTTGCAGCTTTTGCGTGCGCATCAGGTAGAAACACATTTGGTGGTTTCGCAAGGGGCGGAGATGACCCGCGCTTTGGAAACGGATTACACCAAAGAAGACGTTTATGCTTTGGCGGATGTCGTACATTCTGTCCGTAATGTCGGGGCAAGTATTGCCAGCGGATCGTTTTTGACGGATGGAATGTTAATTGCGCCGTGTTCAATGAAAACCTTGGCTTCGGTTGCCCATGGATTTGCCGATAATTTGCTCAGCCGTGCGGCGGATGTAACGTTGAAAGAGCGGCGCAAGTTGGTATTGATGGTGCGTGAAGCACCGTTAAACTTGGCGCACATTGAAAATATGCGCCGCGTGACAGAGATGGGCGGTATTGTGTTTCCTCCCGTGCCGGCTTTATATCAGAAGCCTGAATCCATCGAAGATATGATTACACACAGCGTCTCTCATGCTTTGGACTTGTTCGGCATCATTCAAAACGATGTGCCGCGCTGGCAGGGCTGATATTTCAGACGGCCTGAGCATAATTTCGTCTACTGCGAAGGAAGATAAAAACCATGCAAACGATTCCTGCCAATATAGTGAAGTTTTTGAGCAATCATCATGTCGTCAGTATTGCTGCTGCGGCAGACGGCGAAATTTGGGCGGCTTGTTGTTTTTATGTGTTTGATGAGGCCAATGCCCGCCTAATTGTGCTGACTTCTTTGAAAACGAAGCATGGCGGAATGATGAGCTGTTCTGCCAAAGTAGCCGGTACCATTGCCGGTCAGCCTGACAGCATCGCAAAAATCAGCGGCATTCAGTTTGCGGCA
This region of Neisseria subflava genomic DNA includes:
- the tpiA gene encoding triose-phosphate isomerase; this translates as MYHQIGMWDQKWVIGNWKMNGRLQNNNALMHRFRVMPTAERVLIGLAAPTVYLLQLHNAMQIVLNNRILTCAQDVSRFPNNGAYTGEVSAEMLADIGTDIVLIGHSERSLYFGEKNEIQRRKMENVLNVGLIPLLCVGESLEEREAGKEHEVIAHQLSILQGLNTQNIAVAYEPVWAIGTGKVATVEQIADMHEFIYKEILSLCGSDVKIRVLYGGSVKADNAADIFAVPHVDGALVGGASLSYDSFTAIINAAQAS
- the secG gene encoding preprotein translocase subunit SecG, whose product is MEAFKTLIWIINIISALFVIVLVLLQHGKGADAGATFGSGSGSAQGVFGSAGNANFLSRSTAVAATFFFATCMAMVYIHTHSNKHGLDFSDVKQTQQAPKPATPAQNNTTPVAPNPQQQ
- a CDS encoding UbiX family flavin prenyltransferase, which gives rise to MKRLVVGISGASGFQYGVKALQLLRAHQVETHLVVSQGAEMTRALETDYTKEDVYALADVVHSVRNVGASIASGSFLTDGMLIAPCSMKTLASVAHGFADNLLSRAADVTLKERRKLVLMVREAPLNLAHIENMRRVTEMGGIVFPPVPALYQKPESIEDMITHSVSHALDLFGIIQNDVPRWQG